A region from the Helcococcus ovis genome encodes:
- a CDS encoding ABC transporter ATP-binding protein, with protein sequence MIKLNNISAGYNNKIILKNINLELKEGEIVTIVGKSGSGKSTLLKLLNGTLKPIDGKYFFNGNEVNIMSDDEIKLKCTRKIGFVWQNYRLIPDISVLNNIMIPSIIYGEKVDKNYLDEILDLLEIKKYKYSYVSDLSGGEQQRVALARAIVLNPKVIMADEPTGALDSKTSNNLIELFLEINKKYDTLCIIATHDTDLAKIGTKKITISDGEIFNEK encoded by the coding sequence ATGATTAAATTAAATAATATTTCAGCGGGATACAATAATAAAATAATCTTAAAAAATATTAATCTGGAATTAAAAGAAGGTGAAATAGTAACAATAGTTGGCAAAAGTGGAAGTGGTAAGTCAACATTATTAAAACTATTAAATGGTACTTTAAAGCCTATAGATGGTAAGTATTTTTTTAATGGAAATGAAGTTAATATTATGTCTGATGATGAAATTAAGTTAAAATGTACACGAAAAATTGGATTTGTTTGGCAAAATTATAGACTTATACCTGATATTTCTGTATTAAACAATATCATGATACCATCAATAATATATGGTGAAAAAGTAGATAAAAACTATTTAGATGAAATTTTAGATTTGCTTGAAATAAAAAAATACAAATATTCATATGTATCTGATTTATCTGGAGGGGAGCAACAACGAGTTGCTTTAGCAAGGGCAATTGTGCTAAATCCTAAAGTTATAATGGCTGATGAACCGACAGGTGCACTTGACAGTAAAACATCAAATAATTTAATTGAATTATTTTTAGAGATTAATAAAAAATATGATACATTGTGCATAATAGCAACTCATGATACAGATTTAGCAAAAATTGGTACTAAGAAAATTACAATTTCTGATGGGGAGATATTTAATGAAAAGTAG
- a CDS encoding ABC transporter permease family protein: protein MKSSLKLIKASISKKSRNFWITLFISSIILLILFFSNSIININQERIIDSKFSLYGSFNAIIYQEKDEYIDTEYNSHAYIDIFKQGDFIVGSFYNGAENYSFSLNNDYIKNLENDSAIITKSLSSKLNILINDKIKINGKKFIVKTIINDFGYNWIKGFREENKKLYTPNVLINNQSFLNVQKNENYRITLLNENEVNKIDFNNIKGNYYENKPIKDDANLFLFSYPKEFYFTQISILFLLSFFIFSSYTINSKERYLLYRHLGIRESNLFLVVSLEILIIAFSCILLSFTLNVLLVYLFKNAMNISKVEYNIIKGYFYVRLYIFSYLFAATVCAIFSSKILNQKQNSSNIKKDKIMSLSKILKGKSNLIVYSSMILIIIYMSFTFIGSLNNIENKNKIVELYGQIKKDYDFQINYIEKHIPQNYILRGNDFVNVADYMNNKLDITQFYYYNHNNQLSDVLEKLKNNKYIKKIDQFYEKYYVYIPLRKELVDSQFFKILNNGVLNTNVDFWKKYFNEQNKKLVLANIIAMPDFILETVLKEISSEIDITNLLNGISGILISPSISLTSEDSSLDNQKTFYWEYKESGENILRDEKLLDYNDIDIYFPKANENIAGFLNDKILDKLDVKVDKVNLPLVSKTYKNIGWFDLDSHVLSSYRILVSDKFFKKNNINYEPTRLHIYLNNFDKANDVAKEIYNSTSKIKNLHIKNLSNYLEEFHNFQYLKSFIIVLYIILIFCILFFSSIGALNTYWMLNENYFILFRDLGMTNRNLILLNMKNLFKYFIVLFIIQIVFYFIVYKNISSFYNNINVYIRIMIQIIPFVFNLIVSYIIFKKRSRELNS, encoded by the coding sequence ATGAAAAGTAGTCTAAAGCTGATAAAAGCTTCAATCAGCAAAAAATCACGTAATTTTTGGATAACTTTATTTATTTCTTCAATTATTTTGCTAATTTTATTTTTTTCAAATTCTATAATAAATATAAATCAAGAAAGAATAATTGATAGTAAATTTTCCTTATATGGATCTTTTAATGCAATAATTTATCAAGAAAAAGATGAATATATAGATACAGAATATAATTCACATGCATATATTGATATTTTTAAACAAGGAGATTTTATTGTTGGAAGTTTTTATAATGGAGCGGAGAATTATTCTTTTTCATTAAATAATGATTATATAAAAAATTTAGAAAATGATAGTGCTATAATAACAAAAAGCTTATCTTCAAAACTAAACATTTTAATTAATGATAAAATTAAAATAAATGGTAAAAAATTTATTGTAAAAACTATTATTAATGACTTTGGATATAATTGGATAAAAGGTTTTAGAGAGGAAAATAAAAAATTATATACTCCAAATGTATTAATAAATAACCAATCATTTTTGAATGTACAAAAAAATGAAAATTATAGGATTACATTATTGAATGAAAATGAAGTTAATAAAATTGATTTTAATAATATAAAGGGAAATTACTATGAAAATAAACCGATAAAAGATGACGCAAATTTGTTTTTATTTTCATATCCAAAAGAGTTTTATTTTACTCAAATTTCTATACTATTTTTATTATCTTTTTTTATCTTTAGTTCATATACTATTAATTCTAAAGAAAGATATTTATTATATAGGCACTTAGGGATTCGAGAATCTAATTTATTTCTTGTTGTAAGTTTAGAAATATTGATAATTGCTTTTAGTTGTATATTACTTAGTTTTACATTAAATGTATTGTTAGTTTATTTGTTTAAAAATGCCATGAATATTTCAAAAGTGGAATATAATATTATTAAAGGATATTTTTATGTTAGACTTTACATTTTTTCTTACTTATTTGCAGCAACTGTCTGTGCAATATTTTCAAGTAAAATATTAAATCAAAAGCAAAATTCAAGCAACATTAAAAAAGACAAGATAATGTCATTAAGTAAAATATTAAAAGGTAAAAGTAATTTAATAGTTTACTCATCAATGATATTAATAATTATATATATGTCATTTACGTTCATTGGTTCATTAAATAATATTGAAAATAAAAATAAAATAGTTGAATTATATGGACAAATAAAAAAAGACTATGACTTTCAGATTAATTATATTGAAAAACATATTCCTCAAAATTACATTTTAAGAGGAAATGATTTTGTAAATGTTGCTGATTATATGAATAATAAACTTGATATAACTCAATTCTATTATTATAACCATAATAATCAACTTTCAGATGTTTTAGAAAAATTAAAAAATAATAAATATATAAAAAAGATTGATCAATTTTATGAAAAATATTATGTATATATTCCTTTGAGAAAAGAATTAGTAGATTCACAATTTTTTAAAATACTTAATAATGGTGTATTAAATACAAATGTTGATTTTTGGAAAAAATATTTTAATGAACAAAATAAAAAACTTGTATTAGCAAATATTATTGCAATGCCAGACTTTATTTTAGAAACTGTGCTTAAAGAAATTTCCAGTGAAATTGATATTACGAATTTATTAAATGGAATCTCCGGAATACTTATTTCACCATCAATCAGTTTAACATCAGAAGATTCCTCTTTAGATAATCAGAAAACATTTTATTGGGAATATAAAGAATCGGGGGAAAATATATTACGAGATGAAAAGTTGTTAGATTATAATGACATTGATATATACTTTCCTAAAGCAAATGAAAACATTGCAGGATTTTTGAATGATAAAATTTTAGATAAATTAGATGTTAAAGTAGATAAAGTCAATTTGCCATTGGTATCAAAGACTTATAAAAATATTGGATGGTTCGATTTAGATAGTCATGTACTTTCATCATATAGAATATTAGTTTCAGATAAGTTTTTTAAGAAGAATAACATTAATTATGAGCCTACAAGATTACATATTTATTTAAATAATTTTGATAAAGCCAATGATGTTGCAAAAGAAATATATAATTCAACAAGCAAGATTAAGAATTTACATATAAAAAATTTATCAAACTATTTAGAGGAATTTCACAACTTCCAATATCTTAAATCATTTATTATAGTTTTATATATAATATTAATATTTTGCATTTTGTTTTTTTCTTCAATTGGAGCTTTAAATACATACTGGATGCTAAATGAAAATTATTTTATTTTGTTTAGAGATTTAGGTATGACAAATCGAAATTTAATATTATTAAATATGAAAAATTTATTTAAATATTTTATAGTATTATTTATCATTCAAATAGTTTTTTATTTTATTGTTTATAAAAATATAAGTAGTTTTTATAATAATATTAATGTTTATATTAGAATTATGATACAAATAATACCATTTGTTTTTAATTTAATTGTCTCTTATATTATTTTTAAGAAAAGAAGTAGAGAACTAAATAGCTAA
- a CDS encoding DUF6442 family protein — translation MDKEDILNKFKIENSLGDERENYVSVKSYSYGIIFSTVTFLLIFIISLVKNLDYTTASLMFVSIIIGNSTYKYFKERKNMKFLQKIFYICFIIGGSILYISYLIKIVG, via the coding sequence ATGGATAAGGAAGATATTTTAAATAAATTTAAGATTGAAAATAGTTTGGGGGATGAGCGAGAAAATTATGTTAGTGTAAAATCATATTCGTATGGGATTATTTTTTCTACAGTTACATTCTTATTGATATTTATTATATCATTGGTGAAAAATTTAGATTATACAACTGCTTCTCTTATGTTTGTATCTATAATTATTGGCAATTCGACATATAAATATTTTAAAGAAAGAAAAAATATGAAGTTTTTACAAAAAATATTTTATATATGTTTTATAATAGGTGGGAGTATTCTTTATATCTCTTATTTAATTAAGATAGTTG